A segment of the Orcinus orca chromosome 4, mOrcOrc1.1, whole genome shotgun sequence genome:
atagctagcaggaagcagccgcatagcacgggggggggggggagatcagctcagtgctttgtgaccacatagagaggtgggatagggagggtgggagggagggagatgcaagagggaagagatatgggaacatatgtatatgtataactgattcactttgttataaagcagaaactaacacaccattgtaaagcaattatactccaataaagatgttaaaaaataaaaaaataataggcaGCCTacagctgtattaaaaaaaaaaactccaactAAAATAATAATGTCTAAATGACTTGAAACTATTGATCATATCTATAGTTCTATATAAAATAATGGGCATGCACAATGCACATACGGGATAAAATTGCCATAAGTCctattggacaacctagaattgACTTTCAGTCCTCGCCAAGCATTCTACTAGACTAAGcccctaaaaggaaagaaagaactgggGCTTTTAAGATCTGGCATCGAGGGACATGATGGATCCAGGCCAGCAACGTTACTTCTTAAAGGAATAGTGTTCTGCTTTCTGCCTGTGGATGCCACCAAGTAAGCATCGTTAAAGTCTCCCCCGTCTACCGCTGTCATGTCTAAGTCAGAGTCTCCCAAAGAGTCCCAACAGCTGTGGAAGCTCTTCATCAGAGTTTTCAGCTTTGGAACAACCAGTGAGAGTCTGAGGAGCCATTTTGAGCAAAGGGGAATGCTCACAGACCGTGTGGTAATGAGGGATCCAAACACCAAGCACTCCAGAGGCTTTGGCTCTTCATCAGAGTTTTCAGCTTTGGAACAACCAGTGAGAGTCTGAGGAGCCATTTTGAGCAAAGGGGAATGCTCATAGACCGTGTGGTAATGAGGGATCCAAACACCAAGCACTCCAGAGGCtttgggtttgtcacatatgccATTGTGAAGGAGGTAGACGCAACCATGAATGCAAGGCCACACAAGGTGGATGGAAGAGTTGTGGAACCAAAGAGGGCCATCTCAAGAGAAGATTCTCAAAGACCTGGTGCCCACTTAACAGTGAAAAAGATTTTTGCTGGTGGCATTAAAGAAGACACTGAAGAACATCACCTAAGAGATTATTTTGAACATTTGGGAAAAATTGAAGTGATTGAAATCATGACAGACCAAGACAGTGGCAAAAAGAGAGGATTTGCTTTCATAACTTTTGATGACCATGACTCTATAGACAAGATTGTCATTCAGAAATACCGCACAGTGAATGGCCATAACTGTGAAGTAAGGAAAGCCCTTTCAAAGCAAGAGATGGCTAGTACTTCATCCAGCCAAAGAGGTCGAAGTGGTTCTGGAAACTTTGGTGGTGTTCACTGAGGTGATTTTGGTGGGAATGACAACTTTGGTTGTGAAGGAGACTTCGGTGGTCAAGGTGGCTTTGGTGGCAGCTGTGATGAAGGTGGAtatggtggcagtggggatggctATAATGGATTTGGTAATGATGGTGGTTATAGAGGAGGTGGCCCTGGTTActctggaggaaacagaggctatggAAGTGATGGACAGGGTTATGGAAACCAGGGCAGTGGCTATGGAAGGAGCAGAAGCTATGACAGCTATAACAATGGAGGAGGCAGAGACAGCTTTGGTAGTGGTAGTGGAAGTAATTTTGGAGGTGTCAGAAGCTACATTGATTTTGGCAATTACAACAATCAATCTTCAAATTTTGGACCCAtgaaaggaggaaactttggaAGCAGAGGTTCTGGCCCCTATGGTGGTGGAGGCCAATACTTTGCCAAACCACAAAACCAAGGCGGCTATTGCagttccagcagcagcagcagctatgGGAGTGGCAGAAGGTTTTAATTACTGCCAGGAAACAAAGCTTAGCAGGAGAGGAGAACCAAGAAGTGACAAGGAAGCCACAGGTTACAACAGATTTGTGAACTCAGCCAAGCATAGTGGTGGCAGGGCCTAGCTGATACAAGGAAGACATGCTTTAGACAATACTCATGTGTATGCGTAAAAAAACCTCAAGGACTGTATTTGTGACTAATTGTATAACAggttattttagtttctgttctGGGGAAAGTGTACAGCATTCCAACACA
Coding sequences within it:
- the LOC101277757 gene encoding LOW QUALITY PROTEIN: heterogeneous nuclear ribonucleoprotein A1-like (The sequence of the model RefSeq protein was modified relative to this genomic sequence to represent the inferred CDS: substituted 1 base at 1 genomic stop codon), yielding MSKSESPKESQQLWKLFIRVFSFGTTSESLRSHFEQRGMLTDRVVMRDPNTKHSRGFGFVTYAIVKEVDATMNARPHKVDGRVVEPKRAISREDSQRPGAHLTVKKIFAGGIKEDTEEHHLRDYFEHLGKIEVIEIMTDQDSGKKRGFAFITFDDHDSIDKIVIQKYRTVNGHNCEVRKALSKQEMASTSSSQRGRSGSGNFGGVHXGDFGGNDNFGCEGDFGGQGGFGGSCDEGGYGGSGDGYNGFGNDGGYRGGGPGYSGGNRGYGSDGQGYGNQGSGYGRSRSYDSYNNGGGRDSFGSGSGSNFGGVRSYIDFGNYNNQSSNFGPMKGGNFGSRGSGPYGGGGQYFAKPQNQGGYCSSSSSSSYGSGRRF